One genomic window of Polyangium aurulentum includes the following:
- a CDS encoding ABC transporter ATP-binding protein codes for MTMQTQRAKMLDWAAAEDARPEAKPVDRTLERINPLLRLLGYLRFHRKHASLTVLFGVVGFLLSFVYPWIIGTAVDTVMAPGVAGVPLEQRMPRLIRLTELAALTAIMHAVVVYGRGHFNVKLGHGIVTDLRRDLFDHLQMLSLRFYARERTGSILARILHDVHEATTLIYMGVIVAGLDAAQLLVALVLLTGISWKLTLACALVFPLYAVVFVVMNPRVRRASERMHGQFSRISGNVSEQIAGQALIKTYTAEAREAKRFANDVAHHHGLVVAQSHEGHLVASSGEILVHIGTTIVIGYGGWLTLQGEMSAGMVMRFLGYVAIMYGPVRRFAELNTTYQSSLSAMRRVFRVFDIRPAVVEPARPHREPPTDGRVRFENVRFHYVDNSDEARIRLDDDSREDPACTANVSWVLDGVTLEAAPGERIAVVGHSGAGKTTLLSLLPRLYDVTHGRILVDGVDIRDYSLHALRSAIGIVQQESFMFTGTIRENIAYGRPDASMEDIVRAAKAAHAHDFISQFPEGYDTRLGERGINLSGGQRQRVSIARALLKDPRILILDEATSALDAESESIVQQALEELMRSRTCFVIAHRLSTVRNADRILVLDGGRIAESGTHEELLARGGIYARLVRNQATML; via the coding sequence ATGACGATGCAAACGCAAAGGGCCAAGATGCTGGACTGGGCCGCCGCCGAGGATGCGCGACCCGAGGCCAAACCCGTCGACCGGACGCTCGAGCGCATAAACCCGCTGCTCCGGCTGCTGGGCTACCTGCGCTTCCACCGAAAGCACGCGTCGCTCACCGTCCTCTTCGGCGTGGTCGGCTTCCTGCTCTCGTTCGTCTATCCGTGGATCATCGGCACGGCCGTCGATACCGTGATGGCGCCGGGCGTCGCGGGAGTGCCGCTCGAGCAGCGCATGCCGCGGCTCATCCGGCTGACGGAGCTCGCCGCGCTGACGGCCATCATGCACGCGGTCGTCGTGTACGGGCGCGGGCATTTCAACGTGAAGCTCGGCCACGGCATCGTGACCGATCTGCGCCGCGATCTCTTCGATCACCTGCAGATGCTCAGCCTGCGGTTTTACGCGAGAGAGCGGACCGGCAGCATCCTCGCGCGCATCCTGCACGACGTCCACGAGGCCACCACGCTCATCTACATGGGCGTCATCGTCGCCGGGCTCGACGCCGCGCAGCTCCTCGTCGCGCTGGTCCTCCTGACGGGCATAAGCTGGAAGCTGACCCTCGCGTGTGCCCTCGTGTTCCCGCTCTACGCCGTCGTATTCGTGGTCATGAACCCGCGCGTGCGCCGGGCGAGCGAGCGAATGCACGGGCAGTTCTCCCGCATCTCCGGCAACGTGTCCGAGCAGATCGCAGGCCAGGCGCTCATCAAGACGTACACGGCCGAGGCGCGCGAGGCGAAGCGCTTCGCGAACGACGTCGCCCACCACCACGGCCTCGTCGTTGCGCAAAGCCACGAGGGCCACCTCGTGGCGTCGTCGGGCGAGATCCTCGTCCACATCGGCACGACGATCGTCATCGGATACGGCGGCTGGCTGACCCTCCAGGGCGAGATGTCCGCCGGTATGGTGATGCGGTTCCTCGGATACGTGGCCATCATGTACGGCCCGGTCCGCCGCTTCGCCGAGCTGAATACCACGTATCAATCGAGCCTGTCGGCCATGCGGCGCGTCTTTCGCGTGTTCGACATCCGTCCGGCCGTCGTGGAGCCGGCCCGGCCCCACCGCGAGCCGCCCACGGACGGGCGGGTCCGATTCGAGAATGTCCGGTTCCATTACGTGGACAACAGCGACGAGGCGCGCATCCGCCTCGATGACGATAGCCGCGAAGATCCTGCCTGCACGGCCAACGTGTCGTGGGTCCTCGACGGGGTCACGCTCGAGGCCGCTCCCGGCGAGCGCATTGCCGTGGTCGGTCACTCGGGCGCAGGCAAGACGACGCTCCTGTCGCTGTTGCCTCGCCTGTACGACGTGACGCACGGCCGCATCCTCGTGGACGGCGTCGACATTCGCGACTACTCGCTGCACGCGCTCAGGTCGGCCATCGGTATCGTGCAGCAGGAGTCGTTCATGTTCACGGGCACGATCCGCGAAAATATCGCGTACGGCCGGCCCGACGCGTCCATGGAGGATATCGTGCGGGCCGCGAAGGCGGCGCACGCGCACGACTTCATCTCGCAGTTCCCCGAGGGCTACGACACGCGCCTCGGCGAGCGGGGCATCAACCTGTCGGGCGGGCAGCGCCAGCGAGTCTCGATTGCGCGCGCGCTGCTCAAGGACCCGCGCATCCTGATCCTCGACGAGGCGACGAGCGCGCTCGACGCCGAGAGCGAGAGCATCGTCCAGCAGGCGCTCGAGGAGCTGATGCGCTCGCGCACCTGCTTCGTCATCGCGCACCGGCTGAGCACGGTCCGCAACGCCGACCGCATCCTGGTGCTCGACGGCGGCCGGATCGCCGAGAGCGGCACGCACGAGGAGCTGCTCGCGCGGGGCGGCATCTACGCGCGGCTCGTCCGCAATCAAGCGACCATGCTGTAG
- a CDS encoding beta-glucosidase — protein MIQDDEPLFDGIFLGGFECSYHRLEDGRRLDMLASTRHDELASEDYARLRSMGMTACRDGVSWVRVERSACEYDFSSVSRMLRAANEQRVQVIWDLLHFGWPDSVDVFSTSFPGRFARYARAFARWYANETDQTPLITPINEMSFLAWAGGDVRCMNPFEAARGVELKAQLVRGTIEAIDEIRSVLPHARFVQPEPIINIIPAAEHPKTWRRVESDNLLQYQAWDMLTGRVWPSLGGHPRYLDIIGVNFYPDNQFMLDGTTIRRGDERYKPLSKMLLEVHARHGRPMFISETGSECEARAPWIEYVSDQCVEALRGGCPLHGITLYPIVNHPGWVDDRHCLNGLWDYANERGEREAYQPLADEIVRQTPRLTAARAEMLERRRGLSGAL, from the coding sequence ATGATTCAGGATGACGAGCCTCTCTTCGACGGGATTTTCCTCGGCGGCTTCGAGTGCTCTTATCACCGGCTCGAGGACGGGCGGCGGCTCGACATGCTCGCGAGCACCCGGCACGACGAGCTGGCCAGCGAGGATTACGCGCGCCTGCGCAGCATGGGCATGACCGCTTGCCGCGACGGCGTCTCGTGGGTGAGGGTCGAGCGCAGCGCTTGCGAGTATGACTTTTCCTCGGTCTCTCGAATGCTCCGGGCCGCCAACGAGCAGCGCGTCCAGGTGATCTGGGATCTCCTGCATTTCGGCTGGCCGGACAGCGTCGACGTCTTCTCCACGTCCTTCCCGGGCCGCTTCGCCCGCTATGCGCGCGCCTTCGCCCGCTGGTACGCGAACGAGACCGATCAGACCCCGCTGATCACGCCCATCAACGAGATGTCCTTCCTGGCGTGGGCCGGGGGCGACGTCCGCTGCATGAACCCGTTCGAGGCGGCGCGCGGCGTCGAACTCAAGGCGCAGCTCGTCCGAGGCACCATCGAGGCGATCGACGAGATTCGCTCCGTGCTTCCGCACGCGCGCTTCGTCCAGCCCGAGCCGATCATCAACATCATCCCGGCGGCCGAGCACCCGAAGACCTGGCGCCGCGTCGAGTCGGACAACCTCTTGCAATACCAGGCGTGGGACATGCTCACGGGCCGCGTGTGGCCGAGCCTGGGCGGTCATCCCCGCTATCTCGACATCATCGGCGTGAACTTCTACCCCGATAACCAGTTCATGCTGGATGGGACGACCATCCGCCGCGGCGACGAGCGCTACAAGCCATTGTCGAAGATGCTGCTCGAGGTCCACGCCCGTCATGGCCGCCCCATGTTCATCTCCGAGACGGGCAGCGAATGCGAGGCTCGTGCGCCGTGGATCGAGTACGTGTCGGACCAGTGCGTCGAGGCGCTCCGCGGGGGCTGCCCGCTGCACGGGATCACGCTGTACCCCATCGTCAATCATCCCGGCTGGGTCGACGACAGGCACTGCCTGAACGGGCTCTGGGATTACGCCAACGAGCGCGGCGAACGCGAGGCCTATCAGCCGCTGGCGGACGAGATCGTCCGGCAGACGCCTCGCCTCACGGCCGCGCGCGCCGAGATGCTGGAGCGCCGCCGCGGGCTCTCCGGCGCCCTCTAG